A section of the Phacochoerus africanus isolate WHEZ1 chromosome 4, ROS_Pafr_v1, whole genome shotgun sequence genome encodes:
- the PIDD1 gene encoding p53-induced death domain-containing protein 1 — translation MAAVAEGQEPEPSAAEDAARDATDAVAVGPGTLPLLAGNRLSLDLYPRGCHRLLHLCAQQVPQLLEVEFLQLSGHEDPRLLEATLAQLPWSLPHLRSLVVKGGQHRDAQGACLRGSLATLPAGLNGLVRLAHLDLSFNSLETLPACVPQMCGLGALLLSHNCLSELPEALGALCALTFLAVTHNRLQTLPTALGSLSTLQRLDLSENLLDTLPPEIGGLSSLAELNLASNRLQSLPASLAGLRSLQLLVLHSNLLASVPAGLARLPLLARLDLRDNQLRDVPPELLDAPFVRLQGNPLSGSPPSPRSPPGTPVVPKMPSLLLTSDLDSFAVTPLGCSVTLTCGVRLRFPAGATATPVTVRYRLWLPEPRLVPLGPHDSLLSGVLELQPHGVAFQQEVGLWLLFVPPRARRCREVVVRTLSDNSWSDLETHLEEEAPKRLWAHCQVPHFSWFLVVSRPVSDACLVPPEGTLLCSSGHPGVKVTFPPGATEEPRHVRMQVVRVGSRELPALLREPEAAASPLLCLSQSGPLSFLRPVTVQLPLPPGVTGLSLDRSCLHLLHRAPPAATWDDITAQVALELTHLYARFQVTRFSWYWLWYTTKACVGGLARKAWERLRLHRVNLIALQRRRDPEQVLLQCLPRHKVDATLRRLLERYRGPEPSDTVEVFEGEKFFAAFERGIAVDADRPDCVEGRVCFVFYSHLKNLKEVYVTTALDRRAQAVRGQVSFYRGEVPAEVPEEAEAARQRRGADALWMATLPIKLPRLRGSEEPAQGAGLSLAPLNLGDAETGFLTQSNLLNVAGRLGPDWPAVALHLGVPYRQLQRIRHEFRDDLDGQIRHMLFSWAERQAGQPGAVGLLVQALEQSDRRDVAEEVRAVLELGRRKYQEGIRRTSLAPGDLALHGPSSSPSPEPAQA, via the exons ATGGCTGCAGTGGCGGAGGGGCAGGAGCCAGAGCCGTCTGCTGCAGAAGATGCTGCAAGAGATGCTACGGATGCTGTGGCCGTGGGGCCGGGGACGCTCCCTCTCCTGGCCGGGAACCGGCTGAGCCTGGACCTGTACCCCAGGGGCTGCCACCGGCTGCTGCACCTGTGTGCCCAGCAGGTCCCTCAGCTCCTGGAGGTGGAGTTCCTGCAGCTGAGTGGCCACGAAGACCCTCGGCTGCTGGAGGCCACcctggcccagctgccctggagCCTGCCTCACCTCCGCTCCTTGGTTGTCAAAG GCGGGCAACATCGGGACGCTCAGGGCGCCTGCCTCCGCGGCTCCCTGGCCACGCTGCCTGCCGGCCTGAATGGCCTAGTCCGCTTGGCCCACCTGGATCTGAGCTTCAACAGCCTGGAGACGTTGCCGGCCTGTGTCCCGCAGATGTGTGGCCTGGGGGCCCTTCTGCTCTCTCATAACTGCCTCTCAGAGCTGCCTGAGGCTCTGGGGGCCCTCTGCGCCCTCACCTTCCTCGCTGTAACCCACAACCGCCTGCAAACGTTGCCCACGGCCCTGGGGTCCCTGTCCACCCTGCAGCGCCTCGACCTCTCTGAGAACCTTCTAGACACTCTGCCCCCTGAGATTGGAGGCCTGAGCAGCCTTGCTGAGCTCAATCTGGCCTCCAACCGGCTGCAGAGCCTCCCCGCCTCCCTTG CGGGGCTGCGCTCCTTGCAGCTCCTTGTCCTGCACAGCAACCTCCTGGCTTCAGTGCCTGCTGGCCTGGCCCGCCTCCCGCTGCTCGCCCGCCTGGACCTGAGGGACAACCAGCTCCGGGACGTGCCGCCTGAGCTGCTCGACGCCCCCTTTGTGCGCCTGCAAGGAAACCCTCTGAGTGggagcccccccagcccccgcagtCCCCCAG GGACACCCGTGGTCCCCAAAATGCCCAGTCTGTTGCTGACCTCAGACCTGGACAG CTTTGCCGTGACCCCCCTGGGCTGCTCGGTGACCCTGACCTGCGGTGTCCGCCTGCGTTTCCCTGCTGGCGCCACCGCGACTCCTGTTACCGTCCGCTATCGACTGTGGCTGCCGGAGCCACGCCTCGTCCCCCTAGGTCCCCACGACTCTCTGCTCAGTGGCgtcctggagctgcagccccACGGGGTGGCCTTCCAGCAG GAGGTGGGTCTGTGGCTGCTCTTTGTGCCTCCGCGGGCACGGCGTTGCCGGGAGGTGGTGGTCAGGACCCTGAGTGACAACAGCTGGAGTGACCTGGAAACCCACCTGGAGGAAGAGGCGCCCAAG CGGCTCTGGGCTCACTGCCAGGTGCCTCACTTCTCCTGGTTCCTCGTGGTTTCGCGCCCTGTGTCTGACGCCTGCCTCGTGCCACCAGAGGGGACATTGCTGTGCTCCTCAGGACATCCTGGTGTCAAGGTCACATTCCCCCCTGGGGCCACGGAGGAGCCCCGTCACGTCCGCATGCAG GTGGTGCGCGTGGGCAGCAGAGAACTGCCGGCCCTGCTGCGGGAGCCTGAGGCGGCCGCCAGCCCCCTGCTGTGCCTCTCACAGAGCGGCCCCCTGAGCTTCCTCCGGCCAGTCACCGTGCAGCTGCCTCTGCCCCCTGGCGTCACAG gcCTGAGCCTGGACCGCTCCTGCCTGCACCTGCTGCACCGGGCCCCGCCCGCAGCCACCTGGGATGACATCACGGCGCAGGTGGCGCTGGAGCTCACCCACCTGTACGCTCGCTTCCAGGTCACGCGCTTCTCCTG GTACTGGCTCTGGTACACCACCAAGGCCTGCGTGGGGGGCCTGGCGCGGAAGGCCTGGGAGCGGCTGCGGCTGCACCGCGTCAACCTCATTGCGCTGCAGAGGCGCCGGGACCCCGAGCAGGTCCTGTTGCAGTGCCTGCCTCGCCACAAG GTGGATGCCACCCTGCGGCGGCTGCTGGAGCGGTACCGCGGCCCCGAGCCCTCGGACACCGTGGAGGTGTTCGAGGGTGAGAAGTTCTTCGCCGCCTTCGAGAGGGGCATCGCTGTGGATGCCG accGCCCGGACTGCGTGGAGGGCAGGGTGTGTTTCGTCTTCTACTCGCACCTGAAAAACCTGAAGGAGGTGTACGTGACCACCGCCCTGGACCGGCGCGCTCAGGCCGTGCGGGGCCAG GTGTCCTTCTACCGGGGAGAGGTGCCAGCGGAGGTGCCCGAGGAGGCGGAGGCTGCCCGGCAGAGGAGGGGGGCAGACGCCCTGTGGATGGCCACGCTGCCCATCAAGCTGCCG AGACTGCGGGGCTCTGAGGAGCCAGCGCAGGGGGCTGGCCTCTCCCTGGCCCCTCTGAACCTGGGCGATGCTGAGACCGGCTTCCTGACCCAGAGTAACCTGCTGAATGTGGCCGGACGCCTGGGCCCAGACTGGCCGGCTGTGGCCCTGCACCTGGGCGTGCCCTACCGCCAGCTGCAGCGCATCCGCCACGAGTTCCG GGACGACCTGGATGGGCAGATCCGTCATATGCTCTTCTCCTGGGCCGAGCGCCAGGCGGGGCAGCCAGGAGCGGTGGGGCTCCTAGTGCAGGCCCTGGAGCAGAGTGACCGGCGAGACGTGGCAGAAGAGGTGCGGGCTGTTTTGGAGCTTGGCCGCCGCAAGTACCAGGAGGGCATCCGTCGCACAAGCCTAGCTCCTGGGGACCTCGCTCTGCATGGCCCTTCATCATCGCCGTCCCCGGAGCCGGCTCAGGCCTAG